The genome window GTTGGGGCTTTTGTCCAGTAGCTCTTTTAAAGGAAATAAGAAGCTCTCTGCACATCCCATATGTAACAGATGATTCCTTAACATGAAAACACAGGAAAAACACTACCAACTAATTTTCTATAGATAACTGGCTATAGATTAATGAGTTATACTTGATCATGCCACCGGTCACAGTTCCACGCTGAGGATCTTGCCAGACTTTAAACAGATCTTGAATCAATTCTTGACGATGGGCCTGTGCACAAACTAATCCTGCATATTTTGTCACCTCAGGCCAATCTTGAGAAGCAACAACCTGAAAAGCAAATAGAAACAAAGTAAGCAAtactatccaaataaaagataacatggaaaaagaagaaaaaatatgttAAGGAAGGCTATCTTACAGCAGCGATGGAAGGGCTAGAGTCCTCTCCAGGATGAGGATGTGTGACATCAGCACCAAATATAATAGTAGGTTGGTCACTAACAAGTGGTATGCGCCTTGACAGGGCATCCATAAGAACTGTGTTCCTTCCTCCAACCTATCCATGAAAACATCTTTCAGAGCacggagattaaaaaaaaaagggaacagATAACACACATCCAGACACCCACCTTTACATTTATTTTAAGCGCAACATTGGCGAGATACTGCTTGGACATCCTGAAAACATGCTTAGTCAAACAACATTGTGAAACTAAACCAAGATCCGTCTCACATATCCGCTTCAAATCACCTGTCATTATGTGAATTAGCAGCAGAGATCGAATTAAAATTTATGGTgatgaaaaaaaagaagttaATTAAGTTATACTGAACAAGATCACATGCATGTTATCATACCATAAAGAGAACCATTATTATCGGGCAATATGACAATAAGCAAATCAAGTTCTTTGCCCTGGGGCTGGAGTATGCTCATTGCATCATGATAGCGTGCTTTCAAAGCTCTTTCCACTTGGTCAGGCCTAGCACTTAATGGAGGAAGTACAGGCTCCCGAGCAAACTCCTGTTAAAATTTTAAGTAACATCATTGACCAAGGTTCTTATATTATACATCATTTATCAAATTAAAATAGGATATGTTCTGACAAGAATAAGATCAAGAACATACCATTCCAGATATCTGGCACATCTGAGCAAGCTCATGACAGAACCCACGAGCAACACTTTCTTGAACATTCCGTGCAAAATTGATACATGTCCAGTTGTTCACCCTCCCACCATTCACCATTTTCTACAATTTGCAGAACAAACAGATTAGTATCACAGGTAAATATATAGGAGAGAAGGCCTGTTCATGTTTCTGCACGAAGAACATAAAGCTTCAACGGCACCCATTGCAACAAATTAATAATGCAGAAGCCAAAGAGGTATTAGATGACTATATTTGTGAACAAGCACAAGACTAATGCccacaacaaagaagaaaaaatctCAAAGAACCCTGATAGTTTCCATTCTATGCTTTGACcttgaaagaagaaaaataataatataaggtTGTCGCAGCAAAACTAAATCGACTTGAACGAAGTCTTAGAGAGCATTGTCCTGCTGGACTGTCAAGGACCAAATCCTGAATCTCCGTCAGAACTATAAATATTTGGTAAATACTATGATCAGTTGCTATACAAAAGGTAGCTATAAAATCCTGTCTTTAAGTTGCTACATGCACGCACATATAAGATGAGAAGAAAGCTCATTGACAATGTTAGATACATATTTCAATATCATCAATGAATGCAAGCATATAACACAAGCAGAATCAACATGTAGGAGCTTCTCGCTTAATAACCTAGTAAGCTAAAAACAGAGCAGCTTAATGCAATACCTTATTCATCATATTCCACTGGCCAACCCTAGGCAAGCAATCCTTCTCTCTACCAGTGTCATGGTACTTAAGCTGCACAACCAACAAAATCTAataaaaatccattgaaatttagCATGATGTGAAAATAGCAAGCTGCAGGAGTTCATTAAAACAGAAAAGACACTAATTACATCAAATTAGTTGTGTTAATTACCCACGGGGCAGGCAGAACACGAGCCTCAACTGATGCAAGTTTCTCGCTGATCTTGATGCCAAATTCTTGGGCATAAGGATCTTCGTGGTAAGCATTGTGATGAACTGTCTGTAAAAATGACATGCACATAGTTACAGATACAGAAACGAGAGAGATAAAAAAATTTTCTACGCTGAATCTAGATACAGGAAATATCCATGAATGTTCTGAATAATTGCAGTTTCATTCTATAACTATATAGTTCTCCAAACAAAATCATCATTAAGGTATAACTCCATGGTAAATGATGATCAAGTACAGCTTTATGGGTGACAAACTCGAGTCTTGATCAAAACCCAGTGTTAAACATAACCCAACATATCCTGTTGAAACCAAATCTTCAGATATCAGATTTGTGCCAAAAATTTGACTAAAAGCAGGCCCAAACAAGCTCAGGTCAAAGATGTCaccataagaaacatttggttcagTAACTGAAATCCAAGGGCAAGGAAAAAAAAGTGATTGACGGTTTATATTTTGGTTGGGTAGTATTTTACTATAATTATCTTGTGTGACCATCGGATCATCGAACACCTTTGagattagaaaaaatatatataagataattGTTAAACCTACAGTATTTAGTGTTGAACAATTAAGAAATGTATTGTTGAGATGAGGATGCTGAGGTGGATGTATGGAGTTATTAGGAAAGGTAGAAAAAAATCtttttgataaaagataaaacaaggtataatcatttaagatgatatggaCAGTGTGGTTAAAAGAAATTGCTTAGGAGATCTACATAATAGTTAAAGGAAGTGAAATGATTACTGTTACTTATATAAAGATTCTAATAaaatctataaataaatatttaaatattcttaactTATATATGactctttagatatcttaatggtaacaAAAGACCCATATATAACCGAACCTTACagttttgttgttattattgctATTGTTGTTTTAATATTCTGGTATATACATAGGAATGGTAAACTAAAAAAGCAAGTAATAATTGTTAAAAATTAGAAGTgggagaaaataataataacataacCTTACCCCACTCATAGGACTACTTTCTCTTCCCTTGGCTGCTTGTGGAGGTATGCAACAGGGTTTCACTATTTCCTCTTATACTCAGTGAGGGTGAGAATATCAATAGCATTCTCCTGTAACTAAACAATCTGCAGCCGACCTTTACCCATCAGCCTGCTCAACCCAGGTCCTACAAGTTAGCTGCAAGTGTTTGTTGACCAGTTGAAATATCACATCATATGTATCCTCACTTTTACTATCCTACCCTCCCAATCCAAATGTAACCCTACCAAATGTGGTCAGCCCAGCCCAGTCATGACCCTAATGATTTACCACACTGTACCAAACTTGGATTCAAAGCTAAACTAAAAACACAGTAGGTCAATAGTTCTAAAGGAGGAAAGACAACAACAACTAGAGAACAGGCATCAAAGAACAAGTAACATCAAGAGCCAAATTAATTTTTGCATCTTgagtaataataaaaaagattgcaAGTGACCTAACTCATGAGCAGATAAGCTAATCATTGACGTTAAAATAAATACGTAACCTCTATAATGTCGAGCTCTCGATCCTGAGGTCGCTGGCATGTCACCTTTAAAAGAGCTGTGATTTGTCTCTCATTCAACCTCTTAGAATATCTCTGTCCCTCTACAATCTTACAGACCTACAAAATTAAAATGAGAGACAACATGCATTTTCTAATCAGAAATTTTTTTGAGCTTTATAAGCACAATAATAAAGTCATAAATATGAGAAGTATACCATAGAATACAAAGGGCATACTGTGACAACAACTGCTCACCTCCATGGGTAGGTAATTTGGTCTCTGTTGATTTCCGACTTGCAAGCAAGGCCAATTTGTGTGTTGGATTGTAAAACCATAAGTCTCTTGAAAATATTGGACAACAGACTTCATTGTTCCTCTTTCATCAACTGGGAAACTGTCATTCACAAATTCagaacaaaataaaaatgtaTAAGAATCATTCTGATAGAGGATGACATTTCCATTAAAATTTACTATGTCCTTTAAATAATGAAGAGGTTAAAATGAACTACATCAGTAAACAACAAAGTATTCTCTCACGTTAGCTCCCTAGTTGCCTGCGATGTTAAACCAGATATGCGATATTTTCTGCGCATATTCCCACGATGAGTGACCTCAACCTTCACACCTCTTAAAGCCTTCTTAATCTGGAGTAGCACGCATATGATAAACAGTGATATAACAAAACAAAACAGACAAACTGATGAAAGTACCACTTCACAAGAAGCAGAGTTTCAACAGAAATACTAAGATGTTCACAAATTCAAAAAAAAGttcttcatttatatatatagagGCAAGATGACAAATTAAAAAAGCTATTGAAACCAAACCTTCACACGATCAGCATCAGAAAGTGGTCTTGATTGGACATCCCTATTCAGAAGCTGGGTGACAAAGTCAATAACAGGTAGTGGCTCAATGAAAGCTGTGGAGGACATATCTGCACCATAAGGTAAATTAAGATATCATACTGCCTAACAAGAAATACAGCAACTACAAAGCCCCATCTGCATATCAAATAAAAATCTGATGTTTACATATTTGTCCTCAGATATCAAGAAATTATATACCTGACAATGTCAGAAAGAACAGTGGAATGCAGAAATAAAACAAAGTCTTCAGGATCGGGATTGGGATCAAAATTATTCATAAAACTTCAATCAGGGTTGACCAAGCTAGTCTGAATTGGACTAAGATAGGGTCCATCAAGAAGCAGCCAACCCAAGTGAAACTTGGTAGGAACCAGCTAGAAGCACATTCCCACCCTTCTGGAGCATGTTtgatcggattaaaacccaattgAAAATAAATCCCATCACAACCAGCCAATAAATGACCAAATTTGCTGGAATTGTAGGAACCAAACAGGAACAAGCCAATTATGACTCTAGCTGAGTCTTAATGATCCTCCACACATGAAACTGCAAATTACTTCTAGTTACATGATCTATGATTTAAATAATGTCTACATTTTTCCAACATGGTTCACCTACCTTCTCCACTAAAAGAAGTTCAAAAAATTAAATGGAAATTGAGAATCGGATGCTTGTACCAATATTTAAAGAGAGGCCCATCTGTGTTGGGCGAATGCTCTGATAAAAACCTCGCCAGCTTTCCAATCCCTCACCAAGTTGCTGCCTTCTCCCTAAATCAGGTGAATAAAAGGACCGACCAACAGGCAAGTATCTGCAGACCATCAAGAAATAATCATATTAAATCTTTAACAATAAATGTGAATCAAACAGGtatcatggtattaaaacattaatTCTTACCTGGCAGTAGGTAGTTCACGAAGCACAATATCCAGAACTTGCAATGCTTCTTGAGGAGCATCAGCCTGCCTCCCAGCCAAAAACATCTCAAGATGGTGAAGATCGACTCGGGCAGCCAACTTGATAACAATCCGAAATGTCCTCTGTCGTCTGCAAACCATAAACATATTTTTCATGAACCATTTTgtgacaaaaaaaatcaaaataattgtAAAGAGGCATATCAATTGGTCAAGTAAAAGACCTTTCCATGCCTGAACCATCATCCTCATCAACTAAAGTTATCTGAAACTCTCTAGAGGTGAATGGCAACGGCCCAGCTGTATAGAGACTCTTCCGGCCATCATAGGCTGGTAGCCGCCCTCCTAGACAAGATTCTCTATGATGTTTCACCAGTTGTTCCATCACAGCACGATTGACAACACGCGATGTAACTTCCGGTGTAATTGAAACCTTATTAATTATGTAACAACTGCAAGTTAATATCATGCCACAAGAAAGAGAAACCTGTATCTCATAGCAGTCTTCAAGGGGGAACAAGGAAAACTCACATCATACTGGTGAAGGTCTTTGTCAGGAAGTTCAGCAAAAAAATGGTTAGCCTTCACTACACATTTGACACCAAAGGTACCTTTTCCAGGCCGTACTGGAAATCTCACAGACTTGCTCGAAGATGCTGGTAGAACCACAGGCTGGATTGCTTGACTGGATGAAGCTACACCTTGAACAGAGAGATGTTGAAATTGTTCTGCAACCTCAGTAGTGGATATTTCCACCAGTCGTGATGAACTTGCCTGTGATGGGACTGTTTGAGTGGCTTGATAAGGAGCTTGCGTTGCTTGGTGCAGCTCGGGAGCCGGTGGCCTAGATGGACCTGCAGCTGAAGGACCAACCCCACGTCCGGCAGCCATACCACGTCCACCCCGGCGTCCACCATACTGTTGCTGAGGCGGCATTCCACCTCTGGGCTGAGGCCCACCCCGTCCCTGGTACTGAGATGAAGCACCTAGTTGCTGTACATCACGAGGTTGTGGTCGGCCGCCTCGCCCCTGATAGTATCCCCCACCACCACGACCACCTTGCTGGGGCTGTTGAGGACCGGGTGGAGCCCAACCCCTCCCTGCACCACCTCCCTGCTGCTGTGCAGCACGACCCCTCTCTGATGGCCGCTGGGGCCCTGCTCGCCCACTGGGGCTGCTTGTCCCATAAGATTCTGAGCTCTCCCCTGGACCAGAAGTTTCAGTTCTGCGTTTCCTCACCATGCTGTCAACTGCATAAGAATGCCAGCTCTAAACTTTGGGAAAAACAATGTTGATTCAAAAGATCAAACAACACAGTAGTAGCAAAACATTTGTAACTAGAAGGCCCAATCTTATCGAGACAACCACCCTTTGCAGTAATCCAGGACTGTTACTACATGAAAGCTCAAGAATGAACAGAATGTCTACCCTAAATGCCTTCCAAAACCAGAAACCTGGAGGAAACTATTTATAATAGAGGAAACACCAACATGGCAGAGAAATGAAATGCAAAAAAAGTTTCGGTAGCCTTAAGAACCAACGGATATAATAAGTGGAAGCAATAAAGCACCATATGGGGGACTGAATAAACAAGATGGAATGAAAGCAGAATCACAGAACAAACCTAGGAAGAGACAGATTTCACAGGGAACAGCAGCAGATTTTCAAGGGGTACTGAATCTAATTTGAACACGCTTCATTCATTGAACATAACCGGTTCATTGAACCACCAGAAAAGTGCAGGGAAGGGTGTCCTTTAGTCTGGATAATACATGAAAGCTCGTTGCATGCACGATTAAAGAGAATAACAAGGTTCAAATCAATAGCTGACGAAATTTGTAGACTCAGACGGCAGACTACATGAAATTACAAAACTTGAGGATATGATAACGGTGCCACTAGGGTCACGTAAAAAAAAAGATTCTGTCCTCTACAACCCAAAATCTTTATAGCTCCAAAGTGCTTTATGCTTGTATAGAGAGCAATAATAAGTTAATTTAAAACAGAAATGATGCGTCAAGGttctaaatcatcattaattaaCCATTAACAGTGGATGTCATCTAAACTAGTTGAGCTGTCAAATATTCTCATGCATGTGCAAGACGCTCAAGGCAATTAAAGAAAACGAGGGTAAGAAGTTGGACAACTAACAGTTGAAACAGATGCCGCATCACAGaacaagaaaattattgaaaGCAAGGCATCATCCATTTGGCCAAAACAAATATTGTGGTTATTCATTTAAAGAACAGTAAATAAAAAACACTAAGCAACAGAAATAAATCTCAAAAGGAAACGAAAAATCGTAAAAACTGGAACAAAAAATGAGACATCGCCGCGCAAAAGCTTGCACAGACTATACCTAAATAGATATGCAAAGACCTTCGTAAACAACAGTATCAACGAAGTAAGGTTCGAAGATCTGCGTCCATCAATGGCCCAATCGCAGATCCAGAGTCTGGAGAGTCTAAATCGCATCACGTCCGTACACAAAAAGCACTCTTCCACACTCTCTAACACTAGTCAACCGCATCAAGGAGCACAACGACAGCAACTATATCACAGCACATTTGTCCCTAGAAAACCCCGTTATTACTCGCATCCTGGAACGAATACGACAAAAGCCGAACCCTAACACTGAAGCAAGAGCTCTAAACCACGAACAAAATCGAAAGCAGCTGAAGGAAAACAAGCTGGATGCCGACGCATTTCTTAGCGGTAATCTCCACTTGACTAAAGCAAACCGTGCAGAGAGACTGGGGGCAAAAGAAGCAGAAAGAGACAGAATCGAGCCGATCTTTGCATGGATCGAAGAGGATCACCGAGGAGAAGCGAGGAAACCGCTTTACCGTGATCGGAAAACCAGGAGACGTCGGGGGAAAGCCGGTGGTCGCCCTCCGGAAGCCGCCTCGGAGACCGTCCTTCACTACACTTTCTAAAATGGAGAGAGAGAAAGCCCCCACCCGTGAATACAGCCAACTCCCCGAAGGCGTCGGGGATTTAAAAGCGGAGCGTTAGGGCGTAGCGGTAGACGACAAGGCCCGGCCCAACTCGGCCGATGCCGCAACGGCCCATGCAAGGACGTCGACGTGGCAACGAAAGGTCGAAGACAGGCTGGCCCACCACGTGATTCCCGCCACATCCGCGGCGTATGATTGGCCGCGCCGTACCGGGGGGAGGGCGGGGAGGACGCCCCGATCCGCTGCGCAGCCGAGCGCAGGGACCCCCGACGTGGCGGCCTTGTCGATGGACGCGTACTGTCGGGAGAGGTGGGCCGATGCGTGTCGATCGCGGAGCGCGTCGGCTTCTGGACCGCCCGATGCGTGGCGTCGACCGAGGACGGCTGCGATGGCGGGGGGGCTCGATGAGTGGGCCCGTCGCCGCGTGGCTCAATAGCAGGGGCGTCACCTGAGGGCACCGCGGTCAGAGGACCGAGTCGACCCAAAATTGCAAATCATGATGTCATAAATGGAATGTGCGTGGATTAATTGGGTAAACGTCATGGGGAAGGGCACTAAGCGCGGGGGCCGAAAAGGCAAGGAAAGCTGAGTTGGTGGAGCACCATGAGCCAATCTCGTTAGCGACGACGGGTTAGGCTTATCCGCTTTCCCTCGCTCCCCCTTCCCCCCTCCCCTTGTTGATAAGATTCCCAAACATGGTGTGTCCCAACCAATGGCTCCACCTCTGTTGGACTCGGCTCCCCACGATGTTTCTTTTGATGGCGGCGGGGCCCGCCCGGGTCACGCATGTCTGGCCTTGGGGAAATATGTTCTCCCACTAACAATTGATCATCTGCTGTTGTATATTAGAGGAGTCAATCAAATCATAACTGAATACCAACTTAGCTATAAGATTATGAGACTATGAAATGAATTTGGAACATAAACTGTACCGATTGACTATGTCAGTCTACAGCTTCTTTTACAACAAATGTGTGTTGCAAATGCACATCGTTGGTTAATATATAACATGTAAAGTTCCTTTAACAATCTCTGAAGAATAAAACAAGAGGAAAAAAGGCAAACCGTGTTTGGCTTACTGTGTCTGTGCCGACGGATTGAATCAAACAAAGAATGGTTTGAAATGTTGAGACCCATGTATCTTTAGTGATGGATTTTTAAGGAAGAATCTTTGGTTGAAATCACAATTCTGCCTTCTGAATGCCCAGTTGGCTGAACAAAATGGCCATATCCATTCCCTGCATCATAGTCGGCATTGCTGTTTCATAGGGGCATTCTTTAGAGAACCCAACCTTTCCGGACTTCTTCACCTTCTTGATGCAGGTCTTGAACTTCTCATGGCATT of Musa acuminata AAA Group cultivar baxijiao chromosome BXJ2-3, Cavendish_Baxijiao_AAA, whole genome shotgun sequence contains these proteins:
- the LOC135607455 gene encoding protein argonaute 1B-like, with the translated sequence MVRKRRTETSGPGESSESYGTSSPSGRAGPQRPSERGRAAQQQGGGAGRGWAPPGPQQPQQGGRGGGGYYQGRGGRPQPRDVQQLGASSQYQGRGGPQPRGGMPPQQQYGGRRGGRGMAAGRGVGPSAAGPSRPPAPELHQATQAPYQATQTVPSQASSSRLVEISTTEVAEQFQHLSVQGVASSSQAIQPVVLPASSSKSVRFPVRPGKGTFGVKCVVKANHFFAELPDKDLHQYDVSITPEVTSRVVNRAVMEQLVKHHRESCLGGRLPAYDGRKSLYTAGPLPFTSREFQITLVDEDDGSGMERRQRTFRIVIKLAARVDLHHLEMFLAGRQADAPQEALQVLDIVLRELPTARYLPVGRSFYSPDLGRRQQLGEGLESWRGFYQSIRPTQMGLSLNIDMSSTAFIEPLPVIDFVTQLLNRDVQSRPLSDADRVKIKKALRGVKVEVTHRGNMRRKYRISGLTSQATRELTFPVDERGTMKSVVQYFQETYGFTIQHTNWPCLQVGNQQRPNYLPMEVCKIVEGQRYSKRLNERQITALLKVTCQRPQDRELDIIETVHHNAYHEDPYAQEFGIKISEKLASVEARVLPAPWLKYHDTGREKDCLPRVGQWNMMNKKMVNGGRVNNWTCINFARNVQESVARGFCHELAQMCQISGMEFAREPVLPPLSARPDQVERALKARYHDAMSILQPQGKELDLLIVILPDNNGSLYGDLKRICETDLGLVSQCCLTKHVFRMSKQYLANVALKINVKVGGRNTVLMDALSRRIPLVSDQPTIIFGADVTHPHPGEDSSPSIAAVVASQDWPEVTKYAGLVCAQAHRQELIQDLFKVWQDPQRGTVTGGMIKELLISFKRATGQKPQRIIFYRDGVSEGQFYQVLLYELDAIRKACASLESNYQPPVTFVVVQKRHHTRLFANNHNDDRSVDRSGNILPGTVVDSKICHPTEFDFYLCSHAGIQGTSRPAHYHVLWDENKFTADALQTLTNNLCYTYARCTRSVSIVPPAYYAHLAAFRARFYMEPETSDSGSMASGAAAGRGAPPGGPRSTRIPGSAAVKPLPALKENVKRVMFYC